A single region of the Thermococcus paralvinellae genome encodes:
- the smc gene encoding chromosome segregation protein SMC translates to MPYIEKLEMKGFKSYGNKKVVVPFSRGFTAIVGANGSGKSNIGDAILFVLGGLSAKAMRATRISDLIFAGTKKEPPAKYAEVAIYFNNEDRGFPVDEDEVVIKRRVYPDGRSTYWLNGKRTSRSDILDILSAAMISPEGYNLVLQGDITKFIKMSPLERRMIIDEISGIAEYDAKKKKAMEELKQAEENLARVDLLIHEVKRQLDKLEKERNDALRYLDLKEKLEKAKVTLLVGEIKRLEKLIKESEERDKQIEEETKEVESRLKEIVKEIIEKENLLAKIEKELEEKSEDGILELTRKISDVRSKIEMAKRNIELAKKEIEESQRRLIKSKEELKKISEEIEKSKSAIQRWSKRKEKLLKEIEEKEKERNELIIKLGEIDKNFTIAKQEFDKVTEELENAKRDFYMKESDIRKFEEEIERLKSKIVQNNARRLTLKNKIEELKTKIDEKKAELGEIESKMQKSEARLRKAERELEEKQQKLQKVVPELEKAKQELIKAEAQKEVSRNSAIEALKKANIPGVYGSLAELIRIKDDNYLVAIDVALGSHADNVVVEDDKVAEKAIKFLKENRLGRLTFLPLNKIKPRSLKEPSLGIPAMDVVDYDPKFQNAVAYALGDTLIVNDMDEARAVGIGKVRMVTLGGELLERSGAIVGGYYKPKARLAVNTEEMKKRVENLEREKERLEAEINALKVEYRGLERELFELRMKKSDVSKDLDVLQKDMDRLLKEDKLLSEEIKESEELIKALEKRIYDTKGELAKLKGKIERLEKKKDKLKKALDNPEARELNQKIREVEHEISKLREELSKVESKLENLDVRINEELLPRKADLEEEIEGLVNRINAFKQSIAKNEEDISKLQEELRKLEEQESEVKEELKALRDKREELKKEIIQLREEKDKLNNRLQELRIEANTLKIKIAQYTAQLQEKNRELKHHDTKLVKEIPLDLEKLREEIEQMEEEIKELEPVNMKAIEDFEIVERRYMELKSKRERLEAEKESILEFIDEIEAQKKNVFMTTLNAIAKNFSELFAKLSPGGSARLILENPDDPFSGGLEIEAKPAGKEVKRIEAMSGGEKALTALAFVFAIQRYKPAPFYLFDEIDAHLDDANVKRVADLIKEASQHSQFIVITLRDVMMANAEKIIGVSMRDGISRVVSLSLEKAMEYLEKAKQRSALGL, encoded by the coding sequence ATGCCATACATTGAAAAGCTTGAGATGAAAGGATTTAAATCATATGGTAACAAAAAAGTGGTTGTTCCTTTTTCTAGGGGATTCACGGCAATAGTTGGTGCTAATGGAAGTGGGAAGAGTAATATTGGGGATGCTATACTCTTTGTTCTTGGTGGACTCTCTGCTAAAGCAATGCGTGCCACAAGGATAAGCGATCTAATTTTTGCAGGGACTAAAAAGGAACCTCCAGCTAAATATGCTGAAGTTGCAATTTATTTTAACAATGAAGATAGAGGATTTCCAGTAGATGAGGATGAGGTTGTAATAAAGAGGAGAGTCTATCCTGATGGAAGGAGTACATACTGGCTTAATGGTAAAAGAACAAGTAGAAGTGATATTCTCGATATCTTGAGCGCTGCAATGATATCGCCTGAGGGATACAACTTGGTTCTTCAGGGTGATATTACAAAGTTCATCAAAATGTCTCCGCTTGAGAGGAGAATGATAATTGATGAGATATCTGGAATTGCCGAGTATGATGCAAAGAAAAAGAAGGCTATGGAGGAGCTCAAGCAGGCAGAAGAAAATCTTGCAAGGGTGGATCTGCTTATACATGAAGTCAAAAGGCAGTTGGACAAATTAGAGAAGGAAAGAAACGATGCATTACGCTACTTAGATTTGAAGGAGAAGCTAGAAAAAGCCAAGGTTACCCTCCTTGTAGGAGAAATTAAGAGACTTGAAAAGCTCATTAAAGAAAGTGAAGAGAGAGACAAGCAGATAGAAGAGGAAACTAAAGAGGTCGAGAGTAGATTGAAAGAAATTGTAAAGGAGATAATTGAAAAAGAGAACCTATTAGCTAAAATAGAAAAGGAGCTGGAGGAAAAAAGTGAAGATGGCATTTTAGAGCTTACGAGAAAGATAAGTGATGTAAGATCAAAGATTGAGATGGCAAAAAGGAACATTGAGCTGGCTAAGAAGGAAATTGAGGAAAGCCAGAGAAGACTCATTAAAAGTAAAGAGGAACTCAAGAAGATTTCAGAGGAAATTGAAAAAAGCAAATCTGCAATACAGAGATGGAGCAAGAGGAAGGAAAAGCTGCTCAAGGAAATAGAGGAGAAAGAGAAAGAAAGAAATGAGCTGATTATAAAGCTTGGTGAGATTGATAAGAACTTTACTATAGCAAAGCAGGAGTTCGATAAGGTTACAGAAGAGCTTGAAAATGCAAAGCGTGACTTTTACATGAAAGAAAGTGATATAAGAAAGTTTGAGGAAGAAATAGAAAGACTGAAAAGTAAAATTGTCCAAAATAACGCAAGAAGACTAACCCTAAAGAACAAAATAGAAGAGCTTAAGACAAAGATTGATGAGAAAAAAGCTGAACTTGGGGAGATAGAGAGCAAAATGCAGAAAAGTGAAGCGAGACTTAGAAAGGCTGAGAGAGAACTTGAGGAAAAACAGCAGAAACTTCAAAAAGTTGTTCCTGAGCTGGAGAAAGCTAAGCAAGAGTTGATAAAAGCGGAGGCTCAAAAGGAAGTCAGCAGAAATAGTGCAATTGAAGCTTTGAAGAAAGCAAATATCCCAGGAGTTTATGGATCTTTAGCTGAATTAATCAGGATTAAGGATGATAACTATCTTGTTGCCATTGATGTTGCTTTAGGTTCTCATGCTGATAATGTTGTTGTTGAAGATGATAAAGTTGCTGAGAAAGCAATCAAGTTTCTAAAGGAAAATAGACTTGGAAGATTAACTTTCTTGCCTCTGAACAAAATAAAACCTCGCTCTCTAAAGGAGCCTTCCCTTGGGATTCCAGCGATGGATGTTGTAGATTATGACCCTAAGTTCCAGAATGCAGTTGCTTATGCACTTGGAGATACACTGATAGTTAATGACATGGACGAAGCAAGAGCCGTTGGAATAGGCAAAGTCAGGATGGTGACACTTGGCGGAGAGCTCCTTGAGAGGAGCGGTGCCATAGTTGGTGGTTATTATAAACCCAAAGCAAGATTGGCCGTGAACACTGAAGAGATGAAAAAGAGAGTAGAAAATCTTGAAAGGGAAAAAGAAAGACTTGAGGCTGAGATTAATGCATTAAAGGTTGAGTATAGAGGTCTTGAGAGAGAGCTGTTTGAGCTTAGGATGAAAAAGAGTGATGTCAGTAAAGACTTGGATGTTCTTCAAAAGGACATGGACAGATTACTGAAGGAAGACAAACTCCTGAGTGAAGAGATTAAAGAGAGCGAAGAGCTAATTAAAGCTCTTGAAAAGAGAATCTATGATACAAAAGGCGAGCTTGCAAAGCTCAAAGGAAAGATTGAGCGCTTGGAGAAGAAAAAAGACAAGTTAAAGAAAGCTTTAGATAATCCAGAGGCTAGAGAACTCAATCAGAAGATTAGAGAAGTTGAGCATGAAATAAGCAAACTTAGGGAAGAGTTAAGCAAAGTTGAATCAAAGCTTGAGAACCTTGATGTGAGAATTAATGAGGAATTACTTCCAAGAAAGGCTGACCTTGAGGAGGAAATTGAAGGGCTTGTAAATAGGATTAATGCATTCAAGCAGAGCATAGCAAAGAATGAAGAAGACATATCAAAGCTCCAAGAAGAGCTGAGGAAGTTAGAAGAACAAGAGAGTGAAGTCAAAGAGGAGCTTAAGGCCTTAAGAGATAAAAGGGAAGAGTTGAAGAAAGAGATAATCCAGCTAAGGGAGGAGAAAGACAAACTTAATAACAGACTGCAGGAGCTTAGGATTGAGGCAAACACGCTTAAGATTAAGATTGCCCAGTATACTGCCCAGCTCCAAGAGAAGAACAGAGAGCTCAAGCACCACGATACAAAACTAGTGAAGGAAATTCCACTTGACCTTGAAAAGCTGAGGGAAGAGATTGAGCAGATGGAAGAGGAAATCAAGGAGCTTGAACCAGTTAATATGAAAGCTATCGAGGACTTTGAAATTGTCGAAAGGAGGTACATGGAGCTTAAATCAAAGAGGGAAAGGCTTGAGGCAGAGAAGGAGAGCATATTAGAGTTCATAGATGAGATTGAAGCTCAAAAGAAGAACGTTTTCATGACAACGCTTAATGCAATAGCCAAGAACTTCTCAGAATTGTTTGCCAAGCTTTCTCCTGGTGGGAGTGCAAGGTTAATCCTTGAGAATCCAGATGACCCATTCAGTGGTGGTCTCGAGATTGAGGCAAAGCCTGCTGGAAAGGAAGTGAAGAGAATAGAAGCAATGAGCGGTGGAGAGAAAGCTTTGACAGCTTTGGCATTTGTCTTTGCAATCCAGAGGTATAAACCAGCTCCGTTCTACCTCTTCGACGAGATTGATGCACACCTTGATGATGCAAACGTCAAGAGAGTCGCTGACCTAATAAAAGAGGCATCCCAGCACAGCCAGTTTATAGTTATAACACTCAGAGATGTCATGATGGCAAACGCTGAAAAGATAATCGGTGTTTCAATGAGAGATGGAATTTCAAGGGTTGTCAGCCTAAGCTTGGAGAAGGCAATGGAGTACCTTGAGAAGGCAAAGCAAAGGAGTGCTCTAGGACTTTAA
- a CDS encoding 5-oxoprolinase subunit C family protein, producing the protein MIELVNVPSLTTIQDLGRYGYQKFGIPVSGVMDEVSARLANYLVGNHDNAPLIEFVLKGPTIRFHSSAVFAVAGDVEVKLNGVPIEPWQSHWAKRGDVLEIGTLKSGVYGYIAFAGGILCDKILGSCSTYLRAKLGRALKQGDKLKLGYAILTGKEGKVLPEPLIPRYSNESEIRVILGPQLDHFTEKGIETFLSSTYEVTPNSDRMGYRLEGPEIEHSEKGADIITDAIPLGAIQVPANGKPIIMLADRQTTGGYAKIGVVARVDVPKVAQTRAGGKLRFKAINVEEAQELLRKRGFLFRNIKRLLDGEVRGYKIKALGKEFMVFVEKEK; encoded by the coding sequence ATGATTGAGCTCGTTAATGTTCCATCTCTCACCACAATCCAAGACCTTGGAAGATACGGCTACCAGAAGTTCGGAATCCCCGTTAGCGGAGTCATGGACGAAGTGAGTGCGCGCTTAGCTAACTACCTCGTTGGGAATCATGATAACGCTCCCTTAATCGAATTTGTCTTAAAAGGTCCCACTATAAGATTTCACTCCTCAGCAGTTTTTGCAGTTGCTGGAGATGTTGAAGTCAAGCTCAATGGTGTTCCTATTGAGCCTTGGCAGAGCCATTGGGCTAAGCGGGGAGATGTTCTTGAGATAGGAACTCTAAAGAGTGGTGTTTATGGATATATAGCATTCGCTGGTGGAATTTTATGTGATAAAATCCTTGGAAGCTGCTCAACTTATTTGAGGGCAAAGCTTGGGAGAGCTTTGAAGCAGGGAGATAAGCTCAAGCTTGGATATGCAATTCTGACAGGGAAAGAAGGGAAAGTTCTGCCAGAACCATTAATCCCACGCTACTCAAACGAAAGTGAAATTAGAGTGATTCTAGGCCCTCAGCTCGATCATTTCACAGAAAAAGGTATTGAAACTTTTCTAAGCTCAACTTATGAAGTCACGCCAAATTCAGACAGAATGGGCTACCGTCTGGAGGGTCCAGAGATAGAGCACTCCGAAAAAGGAGCAGACATAATCACCGATGCAATTCCTTTGGGAGCTATTCAGGTTCCAGCCAACGGGAAGCCAATAATCATGCTAGCTGATAGGCAGACAACGGGAGGTTATGCAAAAATTGGAGTAGTTGCAAGAGTTGATGTGCCAAAGGTTGCCCAGACGAGAGCAGGAGGAAAGCTGAGATTCAAAGCAATAAATGTGGAAGAAGCCCAAGAGCTGCTTAGAAAGAGGGGATTTTTATTCAGGAACATCAAGCGCCTCCTTGATGGAGAAGTGAGAGGTTACAAGATAAAAGCGCTTGGAAAAGAGTTTATGGTTTTTGTGGAAAAAGAGAAATAG
- a CDS encoding bifunctional fructose-bisphosphatase/inositol-phosphate phosphatase encodes MYEWNEIALSIAKEVEKEILPLFGKPEGGKVIGVSPSGDKTKLVDKIAEDIVLNALKPLGVNIVSEEIGNIDAGSDYTIVVDPVDGSFNFIHGIPIFGFSFAVFKGSKPEYAMLYEFMTKSIYEGISGEGAYLNGRPIHVRELNEKAIAISFYTRGRGVELINKVKRVRVLGAIAIELAYLAKGSLDGVLDIRNYVRPTDIAASALIAKEAGTIITDDTGKELKFDLSASEKLNIIAVNDKRLLKLILETI; translated from the coding sequence ATGTATGAATGGAATGAAATTGCTCTAAGTATTGCAAAGGAAGTTGAGAAGGAAATACTCCCTCTTTTTGGGAAGCCAGAAGGTGGAAAAGTCATTGGAGTTAGTCCCAGCGGAGATAAGACAAAGCTCGTTGACAAGATTGCCGAGGATATTGTTCTTAACGCACTAAAACCTCTTGGCGTGAATATTGTTAGTGAAGAAATCGGAAATATTGATGCTGGAAGTGATTACACAATTGTAGTTGACCCTGTTGATGGTTCGTTCAACTTTATTCACGGCATTCCAATTTTCGGCTTCAGCTTTGCTGTGTTCAAAGGTAGCAAGCCAGAGTATGCAATGCTCTACGAATTCATGACAAAGAGCATTTATGAGGGAATTTCTGGGGAAGGAGCTTATCTCAATGGTAGACCGATCCATGTCAGAGAACTCAACGAGAAAGCAATAGCGATAAGCTTTTACACGAGAGGTAGAGGAGTAGAGCTTATAAACAAAGTTAAGAGAGTCAGAGTGCTTGGAGCTATTGCAATAGAACTTGCCTACTTAGCAAAAGGTTCTCTCGATGGAGTTTTAGACATTAGGAATTACGTGAGGCCGACAGACATAGCAGCGAGTGCTTTAATAGCTAAAGAAGCAGGGACGATAATAACTGATGACACTGGGAAGGAGCTAAAATTTGACTTAAGCGCCTCCGAAAAGCTGAACATCATAGCAGTTAACGACAAAAGATTGCTCAAGCTGATACTGGAAACCATTTAG
- a CDS encoding segregation and condensation protein A, translated as MERKYEEEITPIDILLQLVTMGKVDPWNIDIVDLTEKYIERLREMKELDLRLSARAILAASILLRMKTEALLYADEKEEEKEKGEERIRVEVEPYVPPLRRVERYYTLDDLIEALMDALEDVEKRKPKAKKKVEIEEEIFVVDDFRVDIEKHVNRLYAIVRKLYEETKEKISFWELVFDPSPKIVARTFLYLLFLANMGKVELIQEEPFGDIYVVPVEA; from the coding sequence ATGGAACGCAAGTATGAAGAGGAAATAACCCCCATTGATATTCTCTTACAGCTCGTCACAATGGGCAAAGTAGACCCCTGGAACATTGATATAGTGGATTTAACAGAGAAATACATCGAACGTCTGAGAGAAATGAAGGAACTTGATTTGAGGCTTTCAGCAAGAGCTATCCTTGCAGCTTCAATTCTTTTGAGAATGAAGACTGAGGCTTTGCTTTATGCAGATGAAAAGGAAGAGGAAAAAGAAAAGGGAGAAGAACGCATAAGGGTAGAAGTTGAACCCTATGTTCCCCCTCTCAGAAGAGTCGAGCGCTACTATACTTTAGATGATTTGATTGAAGCTCTCATGGATGCTCTTGAAGATGTGGAGAAAAGGAAACCAAAGGCAAAGAAAAAGGTTGAGATTGAGGAGGAAATCTTTGTTGTTGATGACTTCAGAGTTGACATTGAAAAGCACGTGAACAGGCTGTATGCAATTGTTAGGAAGCTCTATGAGGAGACTAAGGAGAAAATAAGCTTCTGGGAGCTTGTGTTTGACCCAAGTCCAAAGATAGTTGCAAGAACTTTCCTTTATCTGCTGTTTTTAGCAAACATGGGGAAGGTTGAGCTTATTCAGGAGGAACCGTTTGGGGACATATATGTCGTTCCAGTGGAAGCTTGA
- a CDS encoding NAD(P)-dependent glycerol-1-phosphate dehydrogenase → MHLMELPREVLLGENLKDKVGEVAKRLKLGERVLILYGPKTKEIAGREVKHHLKESFDVHSLTIKKASMKEVEKTVEKIKNENIQWVVAVGGGSIIDVAKLASFKSNIPFISFPTTASHDGIASANASIKDLNTKTSIKAKPPIAVIADVKVIKTAPYRYLAAGVGDMISNLTAVKDWQLAHKLKGEYYSEYAASLSLMSAKMVIKNADIIRLGNEESVRKVIKGLISSGVAMSIAGSSRPASGAEHLFSHALDLIAPKPALHGEQCGVGTIIMAYLHGLKWQKIRETLKKVNAPTNAYELGIDPEYIIEALTIAHTIRPERYTILGKDGLTREAAEKAAKITGVI, encoded by the coding sequence ATGCACTTAATGGAATTACCTCGCGAGGTTCTTCTTGGAGAAAATTTGAAAGATAAGGTCGGGGAAGTTGCTAAAAGGCTAAAATTAGGCGAAAGAGTCCTGATTCTTTACGGACCTAAAACTAAAGAGATTGCTGGAAGAGAAGTTAAGCATCACTTAAAAGAGAGCTTTGATGTTCACAGTTTAACAATTAAAAAAGCTTCAATGAAAGAAGTTGAGAAAACAGTTGAGAAGATAAAAAATGAGAATATTCAATGGGTTGTTGCTGTCGGCGGTGGGAGCATAATTGACGTTGCTAAACTTGCCTCATTCAAGAGCAATATTCCTTTCATCAGCTTCCCCACAACTGCTTCTCATGATGGTATAGCAAGCGCAAATGCTTCAATTAAAGACCTTAATACCAAGACTTCGATAAAAGCAAAACCACCGATAGCTGTTATCGCCGATGTAAAAGTCATCAAAACTGCCCCATACCGCTACTTAGCCGCTGGAGTTGGGGACATGATCTCCAACCTAACGGCGGTAAAAGACTGGCAACTGGCTCACAAGCTCAAAGGAGAATATTACAGTGAATATGCAGCTTCTCTTTCTTTAATGAGTGCCAAAATGGTGATAAAGAACGCTGACATTATAAGACTGGGTAATGAAGAAAGCGTTAGAAAAGTGATAAAAGGCTTAATTTCAAGCGGTGTTGCTATGAGCATAGCCGGTTCTTCGAGACCAGCAAGCGGAGCTGAGCATCTCTTCAGCCATGCCCTGGATTTAATTGCCCCTAAGCCAGCTCTGCACGGTGAGCAGTGTGGTGTTGGAACGATAATTATGGCTTATCTTCACGGACTGAAGTGGCAGAAAATTAGGGAAACCTTAAAGAAGGTCAACGCTCCAACAAATGCATATGAACTAGGTATTGATCCGGAGTATATTATTGAAGCTCTAACCATTGCGCATACAATCAGACCTGAGAGATACACTATCTTGGGAAAGGATGGTTTAACGCGAGAAGCGGCTGAAAAAGCTGCTAAAATCACTGGAGTTATTTGA
- a CDS encoding DUF835 domain-containing protein, protein MFKMFIADMNSIDDEKCQEKNSLFQVVHYSRVPEILNRFPNRKKVLISRNPPNKQDDSFWIWVSKVDHPNAVSPSELYVIEQKVWEIIERESPIIVLDAFEYLMMERGLEAALKFTGKLRDMALLNNSGFIVSISEGLDKRVIALLKRIVEG, encoded by the coding sequence ATGTTCAAGATGTTTATTGCAGACATGAATTCCATTGATGATGAGAAATGTCAAGAAAAGAATTCACTTTTCCAAGTAGTTCATTATTCCAGGGTGCCAGAAATCTTAAACAGGTTCCCTAATAGGAAAAAAGTTCTAATAAGTAGAAACCCTCCAAATAAGCAAGATGACTCTTTTTGGATTTGGGTAAGTAAGGTGGATCATCCCAATGCTGTCTCCCCTTCGGAGTTATATGTTATTGAGCAAAAAGTTTGGGAAATAATAGAGAGAGAATCACCAATAATAGTTTTGGATGCATTCGAATATTTGATGATGGAACGGGGTCTTGAAGCGGCACTGAAATTTACAGGAAAGCTTAGAGACATGGCACTTTTGAATAATTCTGGATTTATTGTGAGTATTAGTGAAGGACTGGACAAGAGGGTGATTGCTCTTCTTAAACGAATTGTTGAGGGATAG
- a CDS encoding cobalamin B12-binding domain-containing protein has translation MVERSKVRVVIAKPGLDGHDRGAKVVARALRDAGFEVIYTGIRQTPEQIVETVIQEDAAVLGISILSGAHMVLIPKILKLLEERGLKINEDVVVFAGGIIPPDDAEELKKMGVAEVFGPGTPLNKVIEFIDESVKNLKRFKEET, from the coding sequence ATGGTCGAGCGTTCAAAAGTTCGAGTTGTAATAGCTAAGCCAGGCCTCGATGGCCATGACAGGGGGGCTAAGGTGGTTGCGAGGGCACTACGTGACGCAGGTTTCGAGGTCATCTACACCGGTATAAGGCAGACTCCCGAGCAGATAGTAGAAACAGTTATCCAAGAAGACGCCGCAGTTCTAGGCATAAGCATCCTATCTGGAGCTCATATGGTTCTTATTCCTAAGATTCTCAAGCTTCTCGAAGAGAGAGGTTTGAAGATTAACGAGGACGTAGTTGTTTTTGCTGGGGGAATAATCCCACCTGATGACGCGGAAGAGCTCAAAAAGATGGGTGTTGCCGAAGTGTTTGGTCCTGGAACTCCATTGAATAAGGTGATAGAGTTCATAGACGAGAGTGTTAAGAACCTAAAGAGATTCAAGGAGGAGACATAA
- the mce gene encoding methylmalonyl-CoA epimerase gives MIKKIDHVGIAVKNLDEAVKLWEKLGLKVAEIEEVPDQKVRVAVFKVGESRIELLEGTSEDSPISKFIAKRGEGIHHIALGVENIEEHLEKLKEEGFRLIDEKPRIGAGGAKIAFVHPKSVNGVLLELCERKE, from the coding sequence ATGATAAAGAAAATTGACCATGTTGGTATTGCCGTTAAGAATTTGGATGAGGCAGTAAAGCTTTGGGAAAAGCTTGGGTTGAAAGTTGCTGAGATTGAAGAAGTTCCAGACCAAAAAGTTAGAGTTGCTGTATTTAAGGTTGGTGAAAGCAGAATTGAGCTTTTAGAAGGGACAAGTGAGGATTCTCCAATATCGAAGTTCATTGCTAAGAGAGGGGAAGGCATTCATCACATCGCTCTTGGCGTTGAAAACATTGAAGAACACTTGGAGAAGCTTAAAGAGGAAGGGTTCAGGCTGATTGACGAGAAGCCAAGAATTGGCGCAGGCGGTGCAAAGATAGCGTTTGTTCACCCAAAAAGTGTCAATGGTGTTTTGTTAGAATTATGTGAAAGAAAGGAATGA
- the meaB gene encoding methylmalonyl Co-A mutase-associated GTPase MeaB produces MIDDLIGRMLKGDKKATARLITLVENDEEKAREIVKKIYKYTGNAYIVGITGPPGSGKSTLLDKLIKQARNEGLIVGVIAIDPTSPFTGGALLGDRIRMQRHSTDPGVFIRSMATRGSLGGLAKATNDAIKVLDAYGCDVIFVETVGVGQIEIDIVKTADTVVLVTVPGLGDDIQAIKAGLMEIADIFVINKADKEGADATFFELNLMLDLEKEKWEKRGWRPPIVETVAVTMRGIKDLWEAIKEHKKFLEESGEIERKKKFRAEEEIKTIVSDSVARKISEKLRDKELSKLIDKIVKREIDPYSAAEVVLEETLGVKV; encoded by the coding sequence ATGATCGACGACTTAATTGGGAGGATGCTCAAGGGAGATAAGAAGGCAACTGCAAGGTTAATAACTCTCGTTGAGAATGATGAAGAAAAGGCCCGTGAAATAGTGAAAAAAATTTACAAGTACACTGGAAATGCTTATATTGTCGGCATTACTGGCCCTCCTGGTTCTGGGAAGTCAACACTCCTTGACAAACTCATAAAACAAGCTCGTAATGAAGGCTTAATAGTTGGAGTCATTGCCATTGATCCCACCTCCCCGTTCACTGGTGGTGCATTGCTTGGCGATAGGATTAGAATGCAGAGGCACTCAACGGATCCTGGAGTTTTCATCAGAAGCATGGCTACTCGTGGAAGTCTGGGTGGACTGGCAAAAGCAACAAATGATGCAATAAAAGTCCTTGATGCCTATGGATGTGATGTTATTTTTGTTGAAACTGTTGGTGTTGGGCAGATTGAAATTGATATCGTTAAAACAGCTGATACTGTAGTGTTAGTAACCGTTCCCGGCTTAGGAGATGACATTCAGGCAATCAAAGCGGGTTTAATGGAGATTGCAGATATATTCGTCATAAACAAAGCTGATAAAGAGGGAGCAGATGCAACTTTCTTTGAGCTCAATTTGATGCTTGACCTTGAAAAGGAGAAGTGGGAGAAAAGAGGATGGAGGCCGCCGATAGTTGAGACAGTTGCAGTCACTATGAGAGGCATTAAAGACCTCTGGGAAGCAATAAAGGAGCACAAGAAATTCCTTGAAGAGAGTGGGGAAATTGAGAGAAAAAAGAAGTTTAGGGCAGAGGAGGAGATAAAGACAATTGTTTCTGACTCCGTTGCGAGGAAAATTAGTGAAAAGCTCAGAGATAAAGAGCTCTCAAAACTCATTGATAAAATCGTAAAAAGAGAAATTGATCCTTACTCTGCTGCTGAGGTTGTTTTGGAGGAAACTCTGGGGGTGAAGGTATGA
- a CDS encoding UPF0179 family protein, translated as MVITLVGEKLAKPGVEFIYYGPADPCKTCRLARVCVGNLEPGRRYKVVRVRNIEHSCPLHEGKVRVVEVVEPSIEVAIESRLAIVGSKIKINFVECDDPEKKDVIRPEGLFEGDTVKILEIVGEIECNGKKYKVVKVMREKE; from the coding sequence ATGGTAATCACATTAGTTGGTGAAAAGTTAGCTAAACCTGGTGTTGAATTCATTTATTACGGCCCAGCTGACCCATGCAAAACCTGCAGATTAGCTAGGGTCTGCGTTGGGAACTTAGAACCCGGAAGGAGGTACAAAGTGGTACGAGTAAGGAACATAGAACACTCTTGTCCCCTCCATGAAGGAAAAGTCAGAGTTGTTGAGGTTGTTGAGCCTTCTATAGAGGTGGCAATAGAGTCCAGGCTTGCAATAGTCGGTTCAAAAATTAAAATTAACTTCGTTGAATGCGATGACCCAGAAAAGAAGGACGTAATCAGGCCAGAGGGGCTTTTTGAGGGCGATACTGTTAAAATTCTTGAAATTGTCGGTGAAATCGAGTGCAACGGTAAAAAATACAAAGTAGTCAAAGTTATGAGGGAAAAGGAGTAA
- a CDS encoding DUF63 family protein, which translates to MGVSEIFQEYFVNPIKYNTGYNVVNTLTYAIILGIAALAVYKILKRLGIKYDNAFFRALIPYMIFGAFTRALTDATIYPRTYLTVTPGIYVLTFAITFTALLITHKLFEDWRKVFLYFGWALVGFDFVMLLTHLDKVHFTWIVLKYFIPAVIIAEGIIYLMTKKIELVRENSYLFYAHFYDATTTFVGIQFMGYWEQHVLPRFLINLTGTAAVMYLLKFVTLMIVLYLMKELQETESDKELMDFIKTVVFILGFAPGTRNLLRMLMGV; encoded by the coding sequence ATGGGAGTAAGTGAGATATTCCAAGAGTACTTTGTGAATCCAATAAAATACAACACTGGCTATAATGTCGTTAACACATTAACATACGCAATCATTTTGGGAATAGCGGCACTGGCAGTTTATAAAATTCTAAAACGACTTGGAATAAAATATGACAATGCGTTTTTTAGAGCGTTAATCCCCTACATGATATTTGGAGCATTTACGAGGGCATTAACTGATGCAACTATCTATCCAAGGACGTATTTGACAGTGACTCCTGGAATATATGTGCTTACTTTTGCAATAACCTTCACCGCACTGCTCATTACACATAAGCTCTTTGAAGACTGGAGAAAGGTGTTTCTCTACTTTGGCTGGGCACTGGTAGGCTTTGATTTTGTCATGTTGCTGACACATTTAGATAAAGTTCACTTCACTTGGATTGTGCTGAAGTACTTTATCCCAGCTGTGATAATAGCAGAAGGAATCATCTATCTGATGACAAAGAAAATTGAACTCGTTAGAGAAAACAGCTACCTCTTCTATGCCCACTTTTATGATGCAACGACAACTTTTGTTGGCATCCAGTTCATGGGCTATTGGGAACAGCACGTCCTTCCAAGATTTTTAATTAATTTAACTGGAACAGCGGCGGTTATGTATCTCTTAAAGTTTGTAACCCTAATGATAGTGCTCTATCTCATGAAAGAACTGCAGGAAACTGAAAGTGACAAAGAGCTTATGGATTTCATCAAAACAGTAGTCTTTATTCTCGGATTTGCTCCGGGGACGAGGAATTTATTAAGAATGCTTATGGGGGTTTGA